The sequence AGCCTCAGTCTCATCGTCAGCCCAaactcagccccagtctcagcatcAGACTCATCCTCGTCCCCAATCTCAGGCTCAGCCTGTATcatcctcagccccagtctcatcctcagccccaatctcatcctcagccccagtctcagtctcatcctcagtctcagtctcatcctcagccccaatctcatcctcagccccagtctcagactcATCTTCACCCCCATTCTCAGCCAGTCTCAGACTCATCCTCattctcagccccagtctcagactcatcctcagccccagtctcatcctcagccccagtctcagactcATCTTCACCCCCATTCTCAGCCAGTCTCAgactcatcctcatcctcattctcagccccagtctcagactcatcctcagccccagtctcagccccagcctcagactcatcctcagccccagtctcatcctcatcctcattcccagtctcatcctcagccccagtttcatcctcagccccagtctcatccTCACCCCCAATCTCATCCTCAGCACCAGTCTCATCCTCAGCACCAGTCTCATCCTCAGCCCTAGTCTCATCCTCAGCCACAGTCTcatcctcagccccagtctcatccTCAGCCCTAGCCCCAGTCTCAtcctcagccccagcctcagactcatcctcagccccagtctcagtcttatcctcagccccagtctcagtccCAATCTCAGTCTCATCCTCAGCCCCAATCTcatcctcagccccagtctcagtctcatcctcagtctcagtctcatcctcagccccaatctcatcctcagccccagtctcagactcATCTTCACCCCCATTCTCAGCCAGTCTCAGACTCATCCTCattctcagccccagtctcagactcatcctcagccccagtctcatcctcagccccagtctcagactcATCTTCACCCCCATTCTCAGCCAGTCTCAgactcatcctcatcctcattctcagccccagtctcagactcatcctcagccccagtctcagccccagcctcagactcatcctcagccccagtctcatcctcatcctcattcccagtctcatcctcagccccagtttcatcctcagccccagtctcatccTCACCCCCAATCTCATCCTCAGCACCAGTCTCATCCTCAGCACCAGTCTCATCCTCAGCCCTAGTCTCATCCTCAGCCACAGTCTcatcctcagccccagtctcatccTCAGCCCTAGCCCCAGTCTCAtcctcagccccagcctcagactcatcctcagccccagtctcagtcttatcctcagccccagtctcagtccCAATCTCAGTCTCATCCTCAGCCCatctcatcctcatcctcagccccagtctcagtctGTCTCATCCTCAGACCCAGTCTCAGTCTCAGCCTCAGCCGCGGTCTCATCCTCAG comes from Salvelinus alpinus chromosome 21, SLU_Salpinus.1, whole genome shotgun sequence and encodes:
- the LOC139548498 gene encoding S-antigen protein-like codes for the protein MRWAEDETEIGTETGAEDKTETGAEDESEAGAEDETGARAEDETGAEDETVAEDETRAEDETGAEDETGAEDEIGGEDETGAEDETGAEDETGNEDEDETGMSLRLGLRMRLGLRMSLRLGLRMRMSLRLAENGGEDESETGAEDEIGAEDETETEDETETGAEDEIGAEDETEIGTETGAEDKTETGAEDESEAGAEDETGARAEDETGAEDETVAEDETRAEDETGAEDETGAEDEIGDESETGAEDETGAEDESETGAENEDESETG